In Niallia sp. FSL W8-0635, one genomic interval encodes:
- a CDS encoding ABC transporter permease — MNAVLWGKCKKFMRNPGGFIITSLICILFAYLVGISSFTKVEVPIFTDQSEKANDIVKVLNKSESYSFVPYSKEEVEEQLAEGKTDVGVSLKEDMYTIFRVAETSNVLMVQNYLHTYYYNMLKEQALINASANKEEAERVLASNKETPIIPVSNEQALTEEDTSYSQSLQALFGFTLFFCIYTVSFTVIEILRDKQNGIWDRFILSSTSKAQIYFGHLLFSFLIGYLQIIMIFLLFRYGLNIDFNGHFYLVYVLIIPYLFSIVALTILLTGLVKTASQFNAIIPLVSVSFAMLGGAYWPIEIVTSKVMLLLSKFIPITYGMELLKKGIIESASWMEIVIPAGVLCLMGTVMLGIGIQLIEKRHV; from the coding sequence ATGAATGCAGTACTATGGGGGAAATGTAAGAAATTTATGAGAAATCCAGGTGGATTTATTATAACATCTCTGATATGTATCCTATTTGCTTATTTAGTCGGCATCTCTTCCTTCACAAAAGTAGAGGTACCGATTTTTACAGACCAGTCGGAAAAAGCAAATGATATTGTAAAAGTATTAAATAAAAGTGAGAGTTATTCGTTTGTTCCTTATTCCAAAGAAGAAGTAGAGGAACAGTTAGCTGAGGGAAAAACGGATGTAGGGGTTTCCTTAAAGGAAGATATGTATACGATTTTCAGAGTGGCCGAAACGTCCAATGTATTAATGGTCCAAAATTATCTTCACACCTATTATTATAATATGCTTAAGGAGCAAGCATTAATCAATGCATCAGCGAATAAAGAAGAAGCAGAAAGGGTGCTTGCTAGTAATAAAGAAACACCGATAATTCCCGTGTCAAATGAACAAGCGCTAACAGAAGAAGATACTAGTTACAGTCAGTCACTGCAGGCATTATTTGGTTTCACTTTATTTTTCTGCATATATACTGTCTCTTTTACGGTAATAGAAATATTGAGAGATAAGCAAAATGGGATATGGGATCGATTCATCTTGTCATCAACATCGAAAGCACAAATCTATTTTGGACATTTATTATTCAGCTTTTTAATAGGCTATTTGCAAATAATAATGATCTTCCTTCTTTTTAGATATGGGTTAAATATTGATTTTAATGGACATTTTTATTTAGTGTATGTATTAATCATTCCCTATTTATTTTCGATTGTGGCTTTAACGATTCTACTTACTGGCTTAGTAAAAACAGCAAGTCAGTTCAATGCAATTATTCCATTGGTGTCGGTTAGTTTTGCTATGCTTGGCGGAGCATATTGGCCAATCGAAATCGTTACATCCAAAGTAATGCTTCTTTTATCCAAATTTATTCCGATTACTTATGGGATGGAGCTATTAAAAAAAGGCATTATTGAAAGTGCGTCTTGGATGGAAATCGTCATACCAGCAGGAGTTCTTTGTTTAATGGGGACAGTTATGTTAGGAATAGGCATTCAGTTGATTGAAAAAAGGCATGTTTAG
- a CDS encoding hemolysin family protein produces MGILVLVILIGLNAFFAAAEIALISLNDNKIKHMADTGDKKAKIVYNLLSEPSKFLATIQIGITLAGFLASAFAADSFAGHLSELLITMGIPLSQKLLDSISVIIITLLLSYFTLVFGELVPKRVALRKAEGIAMFAATPLTVLSKITAPFVAFLTFSTNIVARLFGVRPDDEDEEVTEEDIKMMIDVGNEKGNIDEDERMMIHNIFEFDNKNVTDIMTHRSNMVAIPSDYTLEEITALVNREMYTRYPVYEENMDNIIGILHAKDLLAYMGKENASFQLSDIIRKPYFVLESKRTDELFIQMQKNNILFAIVVDEYGGTDGIVTMEDLIEEIVGNIFDEYDEPKPPEIKIIGEHTYLLQGTISLDDVQELLKITLPVEIYDTLSGFLISKIGYIPNEQEKLTITFKNFEFQVEEIIDRRISQVKVTKILETESPLKQS; encoded by the coding sequence TTGGGCATCTTAGTCCTAGTCATCTTAATTGGTTTAAATGCTTTCTTTGCTGCAGCAGAAATTGCGCTCATTTCCTTAAATGATAATAAAATAAAACATATGGCTGATACTGGCGATAAGAAGGCTAAAATAGTCTATAATCTCCTATCAGAACCAAGCAAATTTTTAGCTACCATCCAAATTGGGATTACACTAGCCGGCTTTCTCGCTAGTGCATTTGCTGCTGACAGCTTTGCTGGTCACTTATCTGAACTATTGATAACAATGGGAATCCCACTTTCGCAGAAATTACTTGATTCCATTTCAGTCATAATCATTACTTTACTGCTATCCTATTTCACCCTTGTCTTCGGTGAATTAGTTCCCAAGCGAGTTGCGTTAAGAAAAGCGGAAGGAATTGCTATGTTTGCTGCAACTCCACTTACCGTACTTTCCAAAATAACAGCTCCTTTTGTTGCATTTTTAACTTTTTCTACTAACATAGTAGCTCGTTTATTCGGGGTTAGACCAGACGACGAGGATGAGGAAGTAACAGAAGAAGATATTAAGATGATGATTGATGTAGGCAATGAAAAAGGAAATATTGACGAAGATGAACGCATGATGATTCATAATATTTTTGAATTTGATAATAAAAATGTCACAGATATTATGACCCACCGTTCTAATATGGTAGCCATTCCTTCTGATTATACGTTAGAGGAGATTACCGCTCTCGTAAATCGTGAAATGTATACACGCTACCCAGTATACGAAGAGAATATGGATAATATTATTGGTATTCTCCATGCAAAAGATCTTTTAGCCTATATGGGCAAAGAGAATGCTTCCTTTCAATTGAGTGATATTATTCGCAAGCCTTACTTCGTATTGGAATCGAAAAGAACGGATGAATTATTTATACAGATGCAAAAAAACAACATCCTTTTTGCCATCGTTGTTGATGAATATGGAGGAACAGACGGAATTGTTACAATGGAGGATTTAATTGAAGAAATCGTCGGAAATATTTTTGATGAATACGATGAACCGAAGCCTCCTGAGATTAAGATTATCGGTGAACATACCTATCTTCTCCAAGGGACTATTAGTTTAGATGATGTACAGGAGCTATTAAAAATCACCTTGCCCGTAGAAATTTACGATACATTGAGTGGTTTTCTAATTAGCAAGATTGGTTATATACCAAATGAACAGGAAAAACTAACTATTAC
- a CDS encoding ABC transporter permease, with translation MLWQMIKKELLMIWRRPRELIVLLLMPFVLITILGSALGALDNNGEVEVHAKLAVVVEDEVNQGQQKAIDLVNQSNRSEQEKREKIALIQSLQPIETFIHEVGEKPELKKVLSITEYSDRIKVKEKDFDGVLVIPKGFTAEFYANLLKEEANIPAWTLMTKEKQSLQVTIIRDIITNYQQEWVYLKTAQELQLDYSALVNIKTDEQIKNFEKKKEISAFAYYGVGMCVMFVFYISTTVAGFAYQQKEELMYERIILANVPKIVFFVGVFFAAFILSFLQLTILFSLTASIYGIVFPSILNHLVVTLTVNVMAAAFATFTTAISFAANSRNVESILSSLIVPIIAFIGGSFFDVSAIGGFMETLGEYSPGGAAITAYLKVYQGYSLADLWGQLKAILLFSVTLLLISIIILKKRGGIR, from the coding sequence ATGCTTTGGCAAATGATAAAGAAAGAATTATTGATGATTTGGAGAAGACCAAGGGAACTTATTGTTTTGTTGCTCATGCCTTTTGTGCTTATTACCATACTTGGTAGTGCTTTAGGGGCATTGGATAATAATGGCGAAGTGGAAGTGCATGCAAAGCTTGCTGTGGTAGTGGAGGATGAAGTAAATCAAGGGCAGCAAAAAGCGATAGATTTAGTGAACCAATCAAATAGAAGTGAACAGGAAAAGAGAGAGAAAATAGCACTTATTCAATCCCTCCAACCAATTGAGACGTTTATTCATGAAGTAGGTGAAAAGCCAGAATTAAAGAAAGTTTTGTCCATTACGGAATATAGTGACCGGATAAAGGTAAAGGAAAAGGATTTTGATGGTGTGCTCGTTATTCCAAAAGGATTCACGGCTGAATTTTATGCGAATTTATTAAAGGAAGAGGCAAATATTCCTGCTTGGACATTAATGACAAAGGAAAAGCAATCACTACAAGTAACTATTATTCGGGATATTATCACTAATTATCAACAAGAGTGGGTATATCTAAAAACTGCCCAAGAGCTTCAATTGGATTATTCAGCGTTAGTAAATATAAAAACAGACGAACAAATTAAAAATTTTGAAAAGAAAAAAGAAATTAGTGCCTTTGCTTATTATGGAGTGGGAATGTGCGTGATGTTTGTTTTCTATATTTCAACAACAGTAGCAGGTTTCGCTTATCAGCAAAAGGAAGAGCTTATGTATGAGCGAATAATTCTAGCAAATGTTCCAAAAATCGTATTTTTTGTAGGGGTTTTTTTTGCCGCATTCATTTTGTCCTTTTTACAGCTAACTATTTTGTTTAGTTTAACAGCTTCTATTTATGGGATAGTTTTTCCTAGTATTCTGAATCATTTAGTGGTTACCCTGACTGTAAATGTAATGGCTGCGGCGTTTGCAACGTTTACAACAGCGATTTCATTTGCTGCCAATTCACGAAATGTGGAAAGTATTTTATCTTCCTTAATTGTGCCTATCATCGCCTTTATTGGAGGGAGCTTTTTTGATGTAAGTGCAATTGGTGGGTTTATGGAGACGTTAGGAGAATATTCTCCAGGAGGAGCAGCGATTACTGCTTATTTAAAAGTGTATCAAGGCTATTCCCTAGCAGATTTATGGGGGCAGCTGAAGGCTATCCTTCTGTTTTCTGTTACATTGCTTTTGATTAGTATCATTATCTTAAAGAAAAGAGGGGGGATACGATGA
- a CDS encoding ABC transporter ATP-binding protein, translating into MLEIMNLSKSYKQKQVVNSANLYLEKGEIVGLLGPNGAGKSTTISMISSLISPDGGDVRLNNESILKTPQKLRKILGVVPQEIAVYMDLSARENLLFFGKMHRIPKNILKKRVDEVLDIIGLKEREKDLVKTFSGGMKRRLNIGVALIHEPEIIIMDEPTVGIDPQSRNYILETVKRLNKEKQMTVLYTSHYMEEVDFLCNRIYIMDHGEIIASGNKEEIKNILSAETAINIRVEMVKHEFTEALRQHENIKNISIQQSMITVIVPRQVNLLKDILRIAEEQKTTVLSVNIEKPTLEDVFLHLTGRQLRD; encoded by the coding sequence TTGTTAGAGATAATGAATCTATCCAAATCTTATAAACAGAAGCAAGTGGTGAATTCCGCTAATTTATATTTGGAGAAAGGAGAAATTGTTGGATTACTGGGACCAAATGGGGCTGGGAAATCCACGACTATTTCCATGATATCCTCTTTAATTTCTCCTGATGGGGGGGATGTGCGGCTAAATAATGAAAGCATTCTAAAAACGCCACAGAAGTTACGAAAGATACTTGGAGTCGTTCCACAGGAAATTGCTGTTTATATGGATCTATCTGCAAGGGAAAATTTACTGTTCTTCGGAAAAATGCATCGGATTCCAAAAAATATATTAAAGAAGAGGGTGGATGAAGTTCTCGATATAATCGGTTTAAAGGAACGAGAAAAGGATTTAGTTAAAACCTTTTCAGGAGGAATGAAAAGGAGATTAAACATTGGAGTCGCACTCATACATGAACCAGAGATTATCATTATGGATGAACCAACCGTTGGGATTGATCCTCAATCAAGAAATTATATATTAGAAACAGTTAAAAGATTAAATAAAGAAAAGCAAATGACGGTCCTTTACACAAGTCATTATATGGAAGAAGTGGATTTTCTATGTAATCGGATTTACATTATGGATCATGGGGAGATTATTGCTTCAGGAAATAAAGAAGAGATAAAAAACATTCTTTCTGCAGAAACTGCGATAAATATAAGGGTGGAAATGGTAAAACACGAATTTACAGAAGCATTACGTCAGCATGAAAATATTAAAAATATCTCTATTCAACAATCTATGATTACGGTTATCGTACCAAGACAAGTAAATTTATTAAAGGATATTTTGAGGATTGCCGAAGAACAGAAGACAACTGTACTCTCTGTAAATATTGAAAAGCCAACATTAGAGGATGTTTTCTTGCATTTAACAGGCCGTCAATTAAGAGATTAG